Proteins encoded by one window of Salvia splendens isolate huo1 chromosome 7, SspV2, whole genome shotgun sequence:
- the LOC121742328 gene encoding cytosolic Fe-S cluster assembly factor NBP35-like, with protein MENGDYEVPENANEHCPGTQSESAGKSDACAGCPNQEACATAPKGPDPDLVTIIERMATVKHKILVLSGKGGVGKSTVSAQLSFSLAAMGFQVGLLDIDICGPSIPKMLGLEGQEIHQSNLGWSPVYVESNLGVMSIGFMLPHPDEAVIWRGPRKNGIIKQFLKDVYWGDLDFLVVDAPPGTSDEHISIVQFLQATGIDGAIIVTTPQQVSLIDVRKEVSFCKKVGLPVLGVVENMSGLCQPLSGLKFLNVTETGEQKDMTEWVLQYMRENVPEMLKLVAFSEVFDTSAGGGAKMCMDMGVPFLGKVPLDPQLCKAAEEGRSCFDDGKCSVSAPALKTIIEKLLSELKVSRPEIMEDGA; from the exons ATGGAAAACGGGGACTACGAAGTACCTGAAAACGCCAACGAAC ATTGCCCAGGAACACAATCTGAATCGGCTGGAAAATCCGACGCTTGCGCTGGGTGTCCTAATCAGGAAGCTTGTGCTACTGCTCCCAAAGGACCTGATCCAG ACTTGGTCACTATCATTGAAAGAATGGCAACAGTTAAACACAAAATACTAGTCTTGTCTGGCAAGGGTGGTGTTGGGAAGAGCACAGTTTCAGCTCAGTTATCTTTTTCCCTGGCAGCTATGGGTTTCCAGGTGGGCCTTCTCGATATTGATATATGTGGTCCAAGCATCCCAAAGATGCTCGGCCTTGAAGGGCAAGAGATCCACCAAAGTAACCTTGGATGGTCCCCTGTTTATGTCGAGTCCAACCTTGGGGTCATGTCAATCGGGTTCATGCTTCCTCACCCTGATGAGGCTGTAATATGGAGAGGCCCTCGAAAGAATGGAATCATCAAGCAATTTCTGAAGGATGTCTACTGGGGGGATCTTGATTTTCTTGTAGTTGATGCACCACCTGGGACCTCGGATGAGCATATTTCTATCGTTCAGTTTCTCCAAGCAACTGGAATAGATGGAGCAATAATAGTTACTACTCCTCAGCAGGTTTCTCTTATTGACGTAAGGAAAGAAGTGAGTTTCTGCAAGAAGGTGGGGTTGCCGGTTCTTGGAGTTGTTGAGAATATGAGTGGTCTATGCCAACCCTTGTCAGGTCTCAAATTTCTTAATGTAACCGAAACTGGTGAACAAAAAGACATGACGGAGTGGGTTCTTCAATACATGAGAGAGAACGTTCCTGAAATGTTAAAATTGGTTGCTTTCAGTGAAGTGTTTGATACCAGTGCAGGTGGTGGAGCTAAAATGTGTATGGACATGGGTGTTCCTTTCCTCGGGAAAGTTCCTCTTGATCCTCAGCTATGTAAAGCCGCTGAAGAAGGAAGGTCTTGCTTTGATGACGGTAAATGCAGCGTGAGCGCCCCTGCGTTGAAGACCATCATAGAGAAGTTGCTGTCGGAACTAAAGGTATCAAGACCCGAAATAATGGAGGATGGTGCATAG